A region of Toxorhynchites rutilus septentrionalis strain SRP chromosome 1, ASM2978413v1, whole genome shotgun sequence DNA encodes the following proteins:
- the LOC129780840 gene encoding uncharacterized protein LOC129780840: MPSEIRDNSLWWKGPSWLAMDQENWPSLPNHMPDDEGREEMRCCVATAIACPYADFNETFFARFNYYTQLIRSTAIYRRFIRLLQKKGSKGAGFLTTSELREAESTLVRCVQRETFAQELKALRNGKLVHGKSPLRWFNPFIDKDQVLRVGGRLKHSAESEQTKHPMVLPAKHRFTRLLLRHYHEKLLHAGPQLLLGTCRLRFWPLGGRSVVRHIIHQCRTCFRVKPRATQQLMGELPSPRVTAARPFQKSGVDYFGPVYIRPGPRRTAVKAYVALFVCLCTKAVHLELASDLSTERFLQALRRFIGRRGRCTDIYSDNGTNFVGARNQLKELLVKLKDRNHHEIIQKECSAEGINWHFNPPSAPHFGGLWEAAVRSAKFHLLRVIGNHPVSIEDMQTLLVQAEACLNSRPMTVLSDNPNDLEPLTPAHFLIGASIQQLPDQDFQTIRVNRLKHWQLVQRRLQDFWRRWHREYLSQLQGRSKRWRASVNIEIGKLVVLCDENQPPTRWKMARIQELHPGTDGVFRVVTVKTATGLLKRPVEKICILPDPDNEKEVIIK; this comes from the coding sequence ATGCCTAGCGAGATTCGCGACAACAGCTTATGGTGGAAAGGTCCAAGCTGGTTGGCTATGGACCAAGAAAATTGGCCATCCCTACCGAATCATATGCCAGACGATGAAGGGAGAGAGGAAATGCGTTGCTGTGTAGCAACAGCGATAGCTTGTCCGTATGCAGATTTCAACGAAACGTTTTTTGCAAGATTCAACTATTACACGCAGTTGATACGGAGCACTGCGATATACCGAAGGTTCATAAGGCTACTCCAGAAAAAGGGGTCAAAGGGCGCTGGTTTTCTAACTACATCTGAACTGCGAGAAGCAGAATCAACGCTTGTGCGGTGCGTTCAGCGAGAGACGTTCGCACAGGAGCTCAAGGCGCTCAGAAATGGAAAGTTAGTCCACGGAAAATCCCCTCTACGTTGGtttaatccgtttattgataaggATCAAGTTCTACGAGTCGGCGGAAGGCTCAAACACTCTGCGGAGTCAGAGCAAACGAAGCACCCAATGGTCCTTCCAGCTAAACATAGGTTTACACGGCTACTGCTTCGTCATTACCACGAGAAATTACTGCATGCGGGTCCTCAGTTGTTACTAGGAACCTGTCGTCTTCGTTTTTGGCCATTAGGTGGCAGAAGTGTTGTGAGACACATAATACACCAATGCCGAACGTGCTTCCGGGTTAAACCACGAGCCACTCAACAACTGATGGGTGAACTACCCTCGCCACGCGTTACAGCAGCGCGGCCTTTCCAAAAATCGGGCGTCGATTACTTCGGACCCGTTTATATTCGACCAGGGCCACGACGAACAGCGGTCAAGGCATACGTAGCCTTGTTTGTGTGTCTTTGCACCAAAGCGGTGCACCTGGAGTTGGCATCAGATTTGTCTACGGAGCGTTTCCTGCAGGCGTTACGAAGGTTCATTGGTCGCAGAGGTCGGTGCACTGATATCTACTCCGACAACGGCACCAATTTTGTCGGAGCCCGAAATCAGCTGAAAGAGCTTTTAGTCAAGCTGAAAGACCGTAATCACCATGAAATTATACAAAAGGAGTGCTCTGCTGAGGGCATCAATTGGCACTTCAACCCCCCTAGTGCGCCCCACTTTGGCGGACTGTGGGAAGCAGCCGTTCGCAGTGCAAAATTTCATCTCCTGCGGGTGATTGGAAATCATCCTGTGTCCATCGAAGACATGCAGACACTATTAGTGCAAGCAGAAGCATGCCTCAACTCACGGCCGATGACAGTTTTATCGGACAATCCCAACGATCTGGAGCCATTGACTCCAGCACATTTTCTGATTGGAGCCTCCATACAGCAGCTTCCAGATCAGGACTTCCAAACGATTCGAGTGAATAGGCTCAAGCACTGGCAACTAGTTCAACGTCGTCTGCAAGATTTCTGGCGCAGATGGCATCGGGAATACCTCAGCCAACTTCAAGGGCGATCGAAACGGTGGCGTGCCTCCGTAAACATCGAGATCGGAAAACTTGTAGTCCTTTGTGACGAGAATCAACCTCCAACCCGTTGGAAGATGGCCCGAATCCAGGAGCTACATCCAGGCACCGACGGGGTGTTCCGGGTGGTCACCGTTAAGACGGCAACAGGGTTGCTGAAGCGTCCAGTGGAGAAGATCTGTATCCTGCCAGATCCAGATAACGAGAAGGAAGTCATAATCAAATAA
- the LOC129780856 gene encoding uncharacterized protein LOC129780856, producing MRSTSSSKKPSSLKVLTTKLKEMQATVNDIGHFVDRYKEDTTIGEVEVRLERLENLLEKYGETLIEIKVHDDFDPSDGTYDEERQEFCERFYHVKSFLKDKMRGMTDLPVKNQSVCSEDNPIPHTHEHVRLPQIRLQTFNGDIDEWISFRDLFISVIHSKPDLPEVEKLHYLKGCLIGEPRNLIDPLQITTTNYHIAWEMLLKRYNDSKQLRRRQVQSLFSLPTINKESIAELHELLEGFERTVQTLDQIIQQVEYKDLLLVNILTSRLDPVTRRGWEEFTASKERDTVADLTEFIRRRIHVLESMPMKTVSNSQQPVTKPKAAGVKASFSTATVVRCIACSSNHLLHLCSTFLQMNMSDREALLRTHALCRNCFRTGHQAKDCQSRFSCRKCKGRHHTLVCFKLGKDGGTSTANSGKTSSSNNPIGGKGPTNSTHVANLASNSMISGTVQQYSSQVLLATAVVLLEDDDGNQYPARALLDSGSESNFLSVRLSQFLKVNRDKVDISVLGIGQTSTRVNQRIYATVKSRVSNFSRELNFLVLPRVTVNLPTANVNTIGWKIPEGVELADPSFCISKSVDVVLGIESFFDYFETGRRISLGENLPSLNESVFGWIVCGGLSVVNHPLRINCNMSTAEKQSKGFSPEETRCELFYANTVRRETDGRFTVSLPRNGDVLAQLGESRDIALRRLHGTERRLARDDGLREQYIAFMSEYQQLGHMRKVVGEEINPCQRCYLPHHPVIKEASTTTKVRVVFDASCKTKSGKSLNDCLLVGPIIQDDLRSIILRCRIKQIMLVADVEKMFRQINVHQEDRSLQCILWRESPSEEVSVYELNTVMYGTKSAPFLATRTLKQLAMEEEQRFPIAARAVSEDTYMDDVLTGTDDVEEALRLRFELEKMMESGGFRLKPGKDDGKWRFSIEKVGVKSPRCSKRCS from the coding sequence ATGAGGAGTACATCATCATCCAAAAAACCGTCGTCGTTGAAGGTGCTGACAACGAAGTTGAAGGAGATGCAAGCTACTGTAAATGACATCGGGCATTTTGTTGATCGTTACAAGGAGGATACAACCATCGGTGAGGTGGAGGTTCGCCTAGAGAGATTGGAAAACCTTTTGGAAAAATATGGTGAGACGCTGATCGAAATCAAGGTGCACGACGATTTTGATCCCTCCGATGGGACCTACGATGAGGAGCGACAGGAATTCTGTGAACGGTTTTACCACGTCAAATCCTTTCTCAAGGATAAGATGAGAGGAATGACGGATCTACCAGTGAAAAACCAATCGGTCTGTTCAGAGGATAATCCTATTCCTCATACGCATGAGCACGTTCGTCTACCACAAATCCGATTACAAACGTTCAATGGGGATATTGACGAATGGATCAGCTTCCGAGATTTGTTCATTTCTGTGATCCATTCGAAGCCGGATCTTCCAGAGGTAGAAAAACTTCATTATTTGAAGGGCTGTTTGATAGGGGAACCACGAAATCTAATCGATCCTCTACAAATTACGACGACAAACTACCACATCGCTTGGGAGATGCTGCTGAAGCGATACAATGACAGCAAACAGCTAAGAAGGCGCCAGGTTCAGTCACTCTTTTCGCTGCCAACGATCAACAAGGAATCCATTGCGGAACTGCATGAGCTACTGGAAGGTTTTGAAAGGACTGTGCAGACGTTAGATCAAATTATCCAACAGGTTGAATATAAAGATCTCCTGCTAGTGAATATACTGACGTCACGGTTGGACCCTGTTACTCGCAGAGGTTGGGAGGAATTCACGGCTAGTAAGGAACGAGATACCGTGGCTGATTTGACGGAGTTCATTCGAAGACGGATACACGTATTGGAGTCAATGCCTATGAAGACCGTTTCCAACTCACAACAACCTGTAACCAAACCGAAAGCTGCTGGGGTAAAGGCCAGTTTCAGTACGGCGACAGTGGTTCGCTGTATAGCGTGTTCTTCCAATCATCTTTTACACCTATGTTCAACATTTCTCCAGATGAACATGTCAGATCGAGAGGCACTTCTTCGAACTCACGCTTTGTGTCGAAACTGCTTCAGAACGGGCCATCAGGCGAAGGATTGTCAGTCAAGGTTCTCATGTCGCAAATGCAAGGGACGACACCATACCCTGGTGTGCTTTAAGTTGGGGAAGGATGGCGGGACGAGCACAGCTAACAGTGGTAAAACCAGTAGCTCGAACAATCCAATTGGGGGCAAGGGCCCAACGAATTCCACTCATGTTGCAAACCTAGCATCCAACAGTATGATTTCCGGCACCGTACAGCAATATTCCTCACAAGTCCTGTTAGCTACAGCAGTCGTGCTGTTGGAAGATGACGATGGCAACCAATATCCAGCTCGAGCGCTACTCGATTCCGGGTCCGAGAGCAATTTTCTCTCCGTAAGATTAAGTCAATTCCTGAAGGTTAATCGAGATAAGGTGGACATCTCAGTATTAGGAATCGGACAAACATCAACCAGGGTAAATCAACGCATTTATGCTACCGTCAAGTCGAGAGTTTCGAATTTTTCCCGTGAGTTGAACTTCCTCGTACTGCCTCGAGTGACAGTGAACTTACCCACGGCCAATGTGAATACAATTGGGTGGAAGATACCAGAAGGGGTAGAGTTGGCCGATCCTTCCTTCTGTATATCTAAGAGCGTGGATGTCGTTCTAGGGATCGAATCCTTCTTTGACTACTTCGAGACAGGTCGTAGAATCAGCTTAGGAGAGAATTTGCCATCGCTGAATGAGTCGGTCTTTGGATGGATTGTCTGTGGTGGACTGTCCGTAGTAAATCATCCCTTACGCATAAATTGCAATATGTCTACGGCTGAAAAACAAAGCAAAGGGTTTTCACCGGAGGAGACACGGTGCGAGTTGTTTTATGCAAATACGGTACGGCGAGAGACAGATGGGCGGTTTACTGTTTCGCTACCGAGAAATGGAGACGTTTTGGCGCAGTTAGGCGAGTCGAGGGACATCGCTTTGCGACGGCTTCATGGGACCGAACGACGGTTAGCCAGGGATGACGGATTACGGGAACAGTATATCGCGTTTATGTCGGAGTATCAGCAGCTTGGACACATGCGGAAGGTAGTTGGTGAGGAAATTAATCCATGTCAGCGTTGTTACCTGCCACATCACCCAGTCATCAAGGAGGCAAGCACAACGACTAAGGTTAGGGTGGTGTTCGATGCCTCCTGCAAAACGAAATCCGGAAAATCATTAAATGATTGCCTCTTGGTGGGCCCAATAATACAGGATGACTTGAGGTCCATTATCCTACGATGTCGAATCAAGCAAATCATGCTGGTTGCGGACGTGGAAAAGATGTTCCGCCAAATCAATGTACACCAAGAAGATCGGTCACTACAATGCATCCTTTGGCGCGAATCACCGTCCGAAGAGGTATCAGTCTACGAACTAAACACGGTGATGTATGGAACCAAATCAGCTCCGTTTCTTGCCACGAGAACGCTGAAACAGCTAGCAATGGAGGAGGAACAACGATTTCCCATCGCAGCAAGAGCCGTTAGCGAGGACACGTATATGGATGACGTGTTAACAGGAACTGATGACGTTGAAGAAGCGTTGCGACTGAGATTCGAATTGGAAAAGATGATGGAAAGTGGAGGTTTTCGATTGAAACCTGGAAAAGATGATGGAAAGTGGAGGTTTTCGATTGAGAAAGTGGGCGTCAAATCACCCAGATGTTCTAAGAGATGTTCCTAA